The DNA sequence TAATGAAGGCCAATTTGAAGTAAATAATGAAGAAAAATTTACTTTTTCTTCAAATAAGACTGCAGAACTCAAACATAATGGATTATTTGGTAAAGAAGTAAAATTAGGAATTAGGCCTGAAGATATAGTATCTGATAGTAGATTTGTTTCATCTGGAAACTTTCAAACCTTTACAGTTCACATTAAAATTGCAGAATTATTAGGTTCAGAATACAATTTAATTTTTAATCTTGGTCGCGATCAGTTGATCGCGCGTTCAAAAGCAATGACTATTATTAAAAATGATGATGAAGTAAAATTACATTTTGATTTAGACAAATGTATTTTCTTTGATAAAGAAACAACAGAGTGTATTTGTTAACTTTATTAAGTTCGTGGGTTCAAACGTTTATGATACTGGCATTTTTTAATTAAAAAAGCTAAACACAAGGTGTGTTTAGCTATGTTTATTTAGTGGCGGAGAAAGAGGGATTTGAACCCTCGCACCCTGTTACAGATCTATGAGCTTTCCAAGCCCACCCCTTCAGCCGCTTGGGTATTTCTCCGGCTGATAATAATTATAACATGTTTGTTGATTTT is a window from the Clostridia bacterium genome containing:
- a CDS encoding TOBE domain-containing protein, with the translated sequence NEGQFEVNNEEKFTFSSNKTAELKHNGLFGKEVKLGIRPEDIVSDSRFVSSGNFQTFTVHIKIAELLGSEYNLIFNLGRDQLIARSKAMTIIKNDDEVKLHFDLDKCIFFDKETTECIC